The following are encoded together in the Vigna angularis cultivar LongXiaoDou No.4 chromosome 9, ASM1680809v1, whole genome shotgun sequence genome:
- the LOC128194072 gene encoding uncharacterized protein LOC128194072 — translation MRILPKWRSVCIMSVAAPRKSNFMAFRKETGGSSTVGRAPRPPPPNKGSASALIRPSSSGAATTGVATAGQPTTPIVFLEQSSKAATTSALPLERKTKAHKEGDKSSSKKNRKKGSSTRPLLGEHFSTEFNVSHKTNFHMSSLQRTLVEPLSEGKVTNATLELTTRVSMMAWYLRDFVD, via the exons ATGAGGATTCTACCGAAGTGGCGTTCCGTATG CATCATGTCGGTCGCAGCTCCCCGCAAATCCAACTTCATGGCTTTCAGAAAGGAGACAGGTGGTTCCTCAACCGTCGGTCGGGCACCTAGACCACCACCTCCCAATAAGGGGAGTGCTTCTGCGTTGATCCGTCCGTCTTCATCAGGGGCGGCAACAACTGGGGTTGCTACGGCCGGTCAACCTACTACCCCCATCGTTTTTCTTGAACAATCATCTAAGGCGGCCACCACTTCGGCTCTTCCCTTAGAGAGAAAGACGAAAGCCCACAAGGAGGGAGACAAGTCTTCCTCTAAGAAGAATCGAAAGAAGGGGAGTTCCACCCGACCTCTTCTGGGCGAACATTTTAGCACCGAGTTTAATGTTAGTCACAAGACTAACTTTCACATGAGCTCCCTTCAGCGGACGTTGGTGGAGCCGCTCTCCGAAGGCAAAGTGACTAATGCCACATTGGAGCTTACCACCCGGGTGTCTATGATGGCGTGGTACCTCCGGGACTTTGTGGATTAG